TTTGAAAAAATTATCAAACTTTCTTTCAAGTATGCCTTTTGCACTTTTTTTATTGATGATTTTTGCAACTGCAATTGGAGTTGCGACATTTATAGAGAATGATTTTGGAACAGAGACGACACAAGTCGAAGTTTATCGAGCAAAATGGTTTGAGTTTCTACTATTTTTAGGAACTCTCAATTTAATTTTAGTGGCAATTCGGTTTAAATTGTATCTATTCAAAAAGTGGTATGTATCACTTTTTCACTTCTCAATTGTGATAATAATGTTTGGTGCATTTGCAACTAGATATTTTGGATTTGAGGGAACAATGCATATTCGAGAGGGAATGAGTTCAAACGAAATTCTTTCTGAACAGAATTTCATCAAAATTGGAATTGATGGAAAAACTGAACTATTTCCAAAACAGTTTTCAAATATGAGCGAAAATGAGTTTTCTGAAAAAGTTGGAGATTTCCAAATCACTCTCAAAAACTATGTGCCGTATGTCAAAACAGAAAAAGTAGAATCGGAAAATGGTCGAGGTGAGATTTCTGCGGTCGTTTCAATTGATACGGAACTTGAGCCAATTCAACTCGAATTAAATGAGGGTGAATTAGAAGATTTTGGATTTACAGTTCTTGATTTTGGAACGGGATATATTTCTGAAACACCTCATCAGCAAAAAATTGTAAAAATTGAGAAACGAGACGACAAACTATTTTTAGTTTTTGACGGAGAAATTGGAACTCTTTCAATGGATACTAATGAGAGAAAAACTTTCCAATCTGAAACTGAAATTCTCTCTCGACATCTCTACACAATTGGCGAAACTTCTATTGTTTTTAAAGAGCTCCATTTTGGAATTGAGAAAAAACTTGTATCACAAATTGCACAACCAACAGCCCAACGGGAAAGCTTTCCATCTCTTTTTGAATTTGAAATCAAAAATGGCGATGAGGTCGGCAAATTAGAAGTTTTTGGAAAAGCAGGTTCAACTGGTATGCAAAAATCAATTACACTCCGCGGAAAAAATATCTCAATCTCTTACGGTGCGGAAAAAATCCCTCTCTCTTTCTCTATTCTTTTGAGAAAATTTGAACTTGAAAGATATGCAGGTTCTATGAGTCCATCGTCTTATGCCAGTGAAGTTACTTTGCAAGACGGAAATTTTTCAGAGGAGTATCGAATTTATATGAATCATGTTTTAGATTATAAAGGTTTTCGCTTTTTCCAATCATCTTACGATCCTGACGAAATGGGAACTGTTCTCTCTGTAAATTATGATCCAATTGGAACTCCAATCACTTATTTTGGATATTTTTTACTTTTTCTAGGTTTGACTGTTGCACTTTTTGGTAAAAAAAGTCGTTTCCGAAAACTTGCCAAAAATGTAACTCCAATTCTGATTCTTGCTCTTCCAATTTCTGGATATTCTGAAAAAATTGAGATTGAAGACTTAAACACAATTTTTAAATTTGACCGAGAACACTCAAATAATTTTGGTTCGCTTCTTGTTGTTGATTCAAGTGGGCGAATGAAACCACTAGATTCTCTCAACATGGAAATTGTCCGAAAAATTTCGCGACAAACAAAAATTGAGAATTTAAATCACAATCAAATTGTTCTTGGAATGATTATCAAGCCAAATTTGTGGAAACAGATAAATATGGTTTATACAAAAGACCCGAAAATCAATGAAATTATTGGTGCGGAAAAAGAGCAAAAACGAGTTCCGTTTGAGCTGTTTTTTGAAGATCCACAAACTCTTGGCGGTTACAAATTATCAAAATATGTTTCAGAAGCTTTACAAGTTCCGCAAAAAAAACGGGGGCTTTTTGAAAAAAATATCCTGAAAATTGATGAACGAGTAAATATTGCTTACATGGTCTATTCTGGTCAGCTTTTACAAATTTATCCGTTTCCAAAAAGTGGAGAAAAGTGGGTTTCGACTGTTGAAGCTCTACAAACTTTTCCAGAAGAAGATGCACAAATTGTTCGTGCAATGTCAATTCTCTATTTCACAGCACTCGATAATTCTTTAAAAAGTGGAAATTGGACGGAAGCAGACAAAAATTTAGACCTCATCAGGCAATTTCAGCAAGGACATGGCTCAAGTATCTATTTGGAAAGAAACAGAATCGAAGCAGAAATACTTTATAACAAGTTGGAAATTTTTCAAAAACTGATTCCTTACACTCTCGTTTTAGGTTTTGTAACTCTTGTTTTGGCATTTTGGCAACTTCTTTCAAGTCGAGAATTGAAAATCCCAGTTATGCTTTCTAAAAGTGCGACTTATCTTATTTTCATATTTTTTACAGTCGGTTTAGCTCTCCGTTGGTATATTTCTGGACATGCTCCGTGGAGTGATGCTTACGAATCTCTTGTTTATATTGGCTGGGCGACTCTTCTTGCAGGTATGATTTTTTCACGAAATTCACTTTTCACTCTTTCTGCGACTCTGATTTTGAGTGGAATCATTCTTTTTGTAGCAAATCTTTCGTGGCTTGATCCTCAAATTACAAATCTTGTTCCTGTTCTAAAATCATATTGGCTAACAATTCATGTTTCGATGATCACGGCAAGTTACGGTTTCCTTGGACTTGGTGCTTTGCTCGGTTTTATCACTCTCACGCTTTTTGTAATTCCGTCAGAAAACAGAAAAGAATCTTTCAAAAATGCAATTCTAAATTTAAATCGTGTAAATGAGATGAACCTCATCGTTGGTTTAGTTCTTTTGACAATTGGAAATTTTCTCGGTGGAGTTTGGGCGAATGAGAGTTGGGGACGATATTGGGGTTGGGACCCTAAAGAGACTTGGGCTTTAGTTACAATTCTCGTTTATACTGTTGTTCTTCATGTTCGTTTCATTCCAAAAGTAAATATGAACTATTTCTTGCCTTTCCTTTCAACTGTTGCTTTTTCTTCAGTAATCATGACTTATTTCGGTGTCAATTTCTATTTAAGCGGACTTCACTCTTATGCACAAGGTGATCCTATTCCAGTTCCTCAATTTGTATATTGGACAATTGGAGTTGTTGCAATTATCTCAATTCTCTCTTGGCGGAAAAGAGAGATCGCAAACTAATTTTTTTGTTCGGAGTTTTTCCGAACAAATTTAAAAGCTATTTTGCTTTTGTGTTTTTAATTGTGATGTAAAAAGTTGTTCCTTGCTGAATTCCAGCACTCTCAAACTCAATTCTACCGTCGTTTGCATTTAGGAAATTCACAAATGAGTGAAGTCCGATTCCGTGTCCATTATCTTTTGTTGTGAAGCCCGATTTAAACATGTTTCCTTTGTTTTCAGATTTTACACCAATACCATTATCTGAAATTGAGACAAGAACTCCATCAGCAATCTTTTCAGCTTTAAATCTAATCTCATTTTTATCATTTACACTCATTTCAACAGCTTCGATTGCATTTTTAACAACATTTGCAATTCCGTGAGCAAATTGATGTCTCTGATTAGAAATCAGTAAATATGCTGATATATCTTCAATAACTTCGATGTCATGCTTTTTGAAAGATGGCTCAAAATCTTTAATTATGTTTCTGAGAAGTTCATCAACTCTAAATTCCATAATATATTTTTTTGTATTATCACCATTGCTTTTTGTAAATTGCTCTTGCTGATGTTTAATTGTTAAAACAATTTGGTCTTGTGCTTTAGAGATGTCATCTAAATTTTCTTCAAGTTTTGGAACAAGTTTATCAATTAAAATTGTTTTAAATTTTGAGATATTTTGCAGAGTTCTGTCTTCTCCACCTGCAATAGAATTTTTATGTGCCGTCTCAATTGCTTCAAAAACTCTTGGATAATTTGAGGTTGTTGATAGAGATTTTTTCATGTTTAGAATTTTTCCATTAATTCCAGCAAGTGAATTTCCAATATTATGAAGATAGCTACTTGCACTCTCAAAAAGTCCAATGCTATAAGCATATTCTGCCTCTTTCTCTTTCATCTTTTCCCGAATTTGAGAATCAATAAGCTCTTTTGTTCTTGTTTCCAATTCTGAACCCATCGAGTTGAAATTTTTGTTCAATTTATCAAGTTCTAAAATTCCAACATCTCTTAAATTTAGAGAATCTAAATTTCTACCAAGTGAATCTGTAACACGGGAAAGTGTCTCAATAGGAGAAGCAATTCTTTTTGCAAGACTCTTACTTTTTTTAAGAAGGAAAACAAAAAAAGTGATATAAAAAACAAACATCAATCCAATTGCCAAATATCCAATTTTGTCAGAAAGATCTTTTAGGTGATAAATTGGTTCAAAAAGAGTTTCTTCTTCGATTATCATCATGAATTTCCAACCAGTCTCTTGAATTGTCTCTTGTGAAATAAGATACTTTTTTCCATCAATCTCAATTTCATTAAGTGAAATATGTTGATCGAGCATATTTTTTAGCTCTTTCGCAACATTTTTGTTTTTGTTTTTTAAGATATTGTAATCTTCAGGTTTTTCAACTGTTGTTGTTATCGCTTTTTCGTATTCGTACTCTTTTAACTCTTTTAAACCAAAAAGCTTTTCAACTT
The DNA window shown above is from Thiovulum sp. ES and carries:
- a CDS encoding ABC-type transport system involved in cytochrome c biogenesis, permease component (PFAM: ResB-like family; Cytochrome C assembly protein~TIGRFAM: cytochrome c-type biogenesis protein CcsB), with protein sequence MKKLSNFLSSMPFALFLLMIFATAIGVATFIENDFGTETTQVEVYRAKWFEFLLFLGTLNLILVAIRFKLYLFKKWYVSLFHFSIVIIMFGAFATRYFGFEGTMHIREGMSSNEILSEQNFIKIGIDGKTELFPKQFSNMSENEFSEKVGDFQITLKNYVPYVKTEKVESENGRGEISAVVSIDTELEPIQLELNEGELEDFGFTVLDFGTGYISETPHQQKIVKIEKRDDKLFLVFDGEIGTLSMDTNERKTFQSETEILSRHLYTIGETSIVFKELHFGIEKKLVSQIAQPTAQRESFPSLFEFEIKNGDEVGKLEVFGKAGSTGMQKSITLRGKNISISYGAEKIPLSFSILLRKFELERYAGSMSPSSYASEVTLQDGNFSEEYRIYMNHVLDYKGFRFFQSSYDPDEMGTVLSVNYDPIGTPITYFGYFLLFLGLTVALFGKKSRFRKLAKNVTPILILALPISGYSEKIEIEDLNTIFKFDREHSNNFGSLLVVDSSGRMKPLDSLNMEIVRKISRQTKIENLNHNQIVLGMIIKPNLWKQINMVYTKDPKINEIIGAEKEQKRVPFELFFEDPQTLGGYKLSKYVSEALQVPQKKRGLFEKNILKIDERVNIAYMVYSGQLLQIYPFPKSGEKWVSTVEALQTFPEEDAQIVRAMSILYFTALDNSLKSGNWTEADKNLDLIRQFQQGHGSSIYLERNRIEAEILYNKLEIFQKLIPYTLVLGFVTLVLAFWQLLSSRELKIPVMLSKSATYLIFIFFTVGLALRWYISGHAPWSDAYESLVYIGWATLLAGMIFSRNSLFTLSATLILSGIILFVANLSWLDPQITNLVPVLKSYWLTIHVSMITASYGFLGLGALLGFITLTLFVIPSENRKESFKNAILNLNRVNEMNLIVGLVLLTIGNFLGGVWANESWGRYWGWDPKETWALVTILVYTVVLHVRFIPKVNMNYFLPFLSTVAFSSVIMTYFGVNFYLSGLHSYAQGDPIPVPQFVYWTIGVVAIISILSWRKREIAN
- a CDS encoding signal transduction histidine kinase (PFAM: Cache domain; Histidine kinase-, DNA gyrase B-, and HSP90-like ATPase); amino-acid sequence: MVNMKKGSLHSIIYNNYLGASLIPIFVIELALIILYFSINFFISEKNMETMLNEASQNIKEISTRETTNINNQLREISRSAHFLQNEHQLFFTNPEAFGMPNGKDIEFEFSDNGAYYKKTQVGASLYYGNTVVIGDKEKEKAYRSEAMDTSLKEIVENNPNIVSTYFNSHDVMNRLYPFIENVAYQYGPTIPMEDYNFYYEADAEHNPERDHKWTSAYLDPAGQGWLISCIVPIYNGDFLEGVTGLDVTIDKFVSNILNLKLPWNGSAFLISENGMILAMPEKVEKLFGLKELKEYEYEKAITTTVEKPEDYNILKNKNKNVAKELKNMLDQHISLNEIEIDGKKYLISQETIQETGWKFMMIIEEETLFEPIYHLKDLSDKIGYLAIGLMFVFYITFFVFLLKKSKSLAKRIASPIETLSRVTDSLGRNLDSLNLRDVGILELDKLNKNFNSMGSELETRTKELIDSQIREKMKEKEAEYAYSIGLFESASSYLHNIGNSLAGINGKILNMKKSLSTTSNYPRVFEAIETAHKNSIAGGEDRTLQNISKFKTILIDKLVPKLEENLDDISKAQDQIVLTIKHQQEQFTKSNGDNTKKYIMEFRVDELLRNIIKDFEPSFKKHDIEVIEDISAYLLISNQRHQFAHGIANVVKNAIEAVEMSVNDKNEIRFKAEKIADGVLVSISDNGIGVKSENKGNMFKSGFTTKDNGHGIGLHSFVNFLNANDGRIEFESAGIQQGTTFYITIKNTKAK